Proteins encoded by one window of Cyanobacteriota bacterium:
- a CDS encoding glycogen debranching protein: MTTIWINEQIDPSGILYACIASCSEDDARKCHDEFLQNLTDEQQRSGWIARIRTVESWDEVPPTALKLC, translated from the coding sequence ATGACAACAATATGGATTAATGAGCAAATTGATCCCTCTGGCATTCTCTACGCTTGTATTGCCAGTTGCAGCGAAGATGATGCTCGTAAGTGTCACGATGAGTTTCTACAAAACTTGACGGATGAGCAACAGCGATCGGGTTGGATTGCCCGCATTCGCACGGTCGAGTCTTGGGATGAGGTGCCGCCCACAGCACTGAAGTTGTGCTAG